The following proteins are encoded in a genomic region of Blastococcus colisei:
- a CDS encoding VWA domain-containing protein translates to MARRPGKGYRYGRWHGGPDPLAPPYDLGNAVDEIGDSVLGGSGVREALRELLRRGTEGRRGLDELRRSVRERLRKARTAGRMDGTLQEVRELLDKALTAEKRELFPDPDDAARLAEAELDALPEDTAGAVRALKEYPWRSPEARQAYEQIQDLLRREVLDSSFASMKQALENAGEQDIQAVKDMVADLSALIDAHNRGEDTDERFRDFMEKHGQFFPDDPQSVEELIDSLARRAAAQERMMAGLSPEQRAELSELMAQTMSDMGLASEMAHLSDALRQARPDLPWGQRGQVPDGEQSLGMGDATSAVAELADLEALSSQLSQGYAGASLADIDEELLERALGRPAVDDLAALRQLERELERQGFLNRSDGRLELSPKAVRRLGATALRRVFAKLDAAGRGEHDVADAGAAGELTGSSREWRFGDEQPLDVVRTVKNAVLRTAGTPRADGGVRIAVEDFEVVETERRTGAAVALLVDLSYSMALRGTWGAAKSTAMALHSLVTTRFPQDAIQIIGFSSTAQVLRPETLAELSVDTLQGTNLQHGLMLARRFLAHHRDAEPVVLVVTDGEPTAHLEDDGTPFFCWPPMPETIARTVAEMERVARTGATVNVFALDPDPGLIHFVHDLTQRAGGRVFQPDADRLGEYVVADYLRTRRGRRAH, encoded by the coding sequence TCGGTGCTGGGCGGCAGTGGCGTGCGAGAGGCGCTGCGCGAGCTGCTCCGGAGGGGCACGGAGGGACGGCGCGGACTCGACGAGCTGCGCCGCTCGGTGCGCGAGCGGCTGCGCAAGGCGCGCACCGCCGGGCGGATGGACGGTACGCTCCAGGAGGTCCGGGAGCTGCTCGACAAGGCGCTCACCGCGGAGAAACGGGAGCTGTTCCCCGACCCGGACGACGCCGCGCGGCTGGCCGAGGCCGAGCTGGACGCCCTGCCGGAGGACACCGCGGGGGCGGTGCGGGCCCTCAAGGAGTACCCGTGGCGCTCACCGGAGGCCCGGCAGGCCTACGAGCAGATCCAGGACCTGCTGCGCCGTGAGGTGCTCGACAGCTCGTTCGCGTCGATGAAGCAGGCGCTGGAGAACGCCGGCGAGCAGGACATCCAGGCGGTCAAGGACATGGTCGCCGACCTGTCGGCGCTCATCGACGCGCACAACCGCGGTGAGGACACCGACGAGCGGTTCCGCGACTTCATGGAGAAGCACGGCCAGTTCTTCCCCGACGATCCGCAGTCGGTCGAGGAGCTGATCGACTCCCTCGCCCGCCGGGCGGCCGCGCAGGAACGCATGATGGCCGGCCTCTCCCCCGAGCAGCGGGCCGAGCTGTCCGAGCTCATGGCGCAGACGATGTCCGACATGGGGCTGGCCAGCGAGATGGCCCACCTCTCCGACGCCCTGCGCCAGGCCCGCCCCGACCTGCCGTGGGGGCAGCGGGGCCAGGTGCCCGACGGCGAGCAGTCCCTGGGGATGGGCGACGCCACCAGCGCCGTCGCCGAGCTCGCCGACCTCGAGGCACTGTCCAGCCAGCTGTCGCAGGGCTACGCCGGCGCGTCCCTGGCCGACATCGACGAGGAGCTGCTCGAGCGTGCGCTCGGGCGGCCGGCCGTCGACGATCTCGCTGCCCTCCGCCAGCTGGAGCGCGAGCTGGAGCGACAGGGCTTCCTCAACCGGTCGGATGGCCGCCTGGAACTGTCCCCGAAGGCCGTCCGCCGGCTCGGCGCCACGGCCCTGCGGCGGGTCTTCGCGAAGCTCGACGCCGCCGGCCGCGGCGAGCACGACGTCGCCGACGCCGGAGCCGCCGGCGAGCTCACCGGCAGCTCGCGGGAGTGGCGGTTCGGCGACGAGCAGCCGCTCGACGTCGTCCGCACGGTCAAGAACGCCGTCCTGCGGACGGCGGGGACACCACGAGCGGACGGCGGGGTTCGCATCGCCGTCGAGGACTTCGAGGTCGTCGAGACCGAGCGGCGCACCGGCGCCGCGGTGGCCCTGCTGGTCGACCTCTCCTACTCGATGGCGCTGCGCGGGACCTGGGGCGCGGCCAAGTCGACCGCGATGGCGCTGCACTCGCTGGTGACCACCCGTTTCCCGCAGGACGCCATCCAGATCATCGGGTTCTCCTCCACGGCGCAGGTGCTGCGCCCGGAGACCCTCGCGGAGCTGTCGGTGGACACCCTTCAGGGCACGAACCTGCAGCACGGGCTGATGCTGGCCCGGCGGTTCCTCGCCCACCACCGCGATGCGGAGCCGGTGGTCCTCGTCGTCACCGACGGTGAGCCCACCGCCCACCTCGAGGACGACGGGACGCCGTTCTTCTGCTGGCCGCCCATGCCGGAGACCATCGCCCGCACCGTCGCCGAGATGGAGCGGGTGGCGCGCACCGGCGCCACGGTGAACGTGTTCGCCCTGGACCCCGACCCGGGCCTGATCCACTTCGTCCACGACCTCACCCAGCGCGCCGGTGGCCGGGTGTTCCAGCCCGACGCGGACAGGCTCGGCGAGTACGTGGTCGCCGACTACCTCCGGACGCGACGGGGCCGTCGGGCCCACTGA
- a CDS encoding AbrB family transcriptional regulator, with product MLMLATLAAAAAGGLLARRLRLPGGLLVGSAIGAAAVTLMSGSRLPVPAAMHIAIPIAVGTLTGLLLTRKAVRELRSVLLMAVCSGVAIIALGLGVAAALEAIGWAPPAVALATSPGALSVLVGTAIEVQTGSVEVAMFHMVRLMLVVLLSPLLVALLRHPDP from the coding sequence GTGCTGATGCTCGCGACGCTGGCGGCCGCCGCGGCAGGCGGCCTGCTCGCGCGGCGCCTGCGACTTCCCGGGGGCCTGCTGGTCGGCTCCGCGATCGGCGCCGCGGCCGTGACGCTGATGTCGGGAAGCCGGCTACCCGTCCCGGCCGCGATGCACATCGCGATCCCGATCGCGGTGGGGACGCTGACCGGATTGCTGCTCACGCGCAAAGCGGTGCGCGAACTCCGTTCCGTACTGCTGATGGCGGTGTGCTCGGGCGTGGCGATCATCGCGCTCGGGCTCGGTGTCGCCGCGGCACTCGAAGCGATCGGGTGGGCGCCACCCGCGGTCGCCCTCGCCACGTCGCCGGGGGCGCTCAGCGTGCTCGTCGGGACAGCGATCGAAGTGCAGACCGGCAGCGTGGAGGTGGCCATGTTCCACATGGTCCGGCTGATGCTCGTCGTCCTGCTGTCGCCGCTGCTGGTGGCCCTCCTGCGGCACCCCGACCCGTGA
- a CDS encoding AbrB family transcriptional regulator, giving the protein MHAAGRFLVILVAGAGAGMLAGAAGIPGGLIFGSVVGAAAAGLVTGWEITVPPWLANLVLICVGAQIGMRVTRDTVQLLGGQLLPATAAALVLIAGGLGITWILRRTGRSPRGDVLATSPGALEVLIAIAVERNYGAGQVAVFHLVRILLVVASVPLLLYLFPP; this is encoded by the coding sequence GTGCACGCCGCCGGACGGTTCCTGGTCATCCTCGTCGCCGGCGCCGGGGCGGGGATGCTCGCCGGCGCGGCAGGCATACCGGGTGGGTTGATCTTCGGTTCGGTCGTGGGCGCGGCCGCTGCCGGTCTCGTCACCGGGTGGGAGATCACTGTTCCACCGTGGCTGGCCAACCTGGTGCTCATCTGCGTGGGTGCGCAGATCGGGATGCGCGTCACGCGGGACACCGTGCAGCTGCTCGGCGGACAGCTGCTGCCTGCGACTGCGGCGGCTCTGGTTCTCATCGCGGGCGGCCTCGGCATCACCTGGATACTGCGTCGCACCGGCCGCAGCCCCCGGGGTGACGTGCTGGCGACGTCGCCCGGCGCCCTCGAGGTGCTGATCGCGATCGCGGTCGAGCGGAACTACGGGGCGGGGCAGGTGGCCGTGTTCCACCTCGTGCGCATCCTGCTGGTGGTCGCGTCGGTACCTCTCCTGCTGTACCTGTTCCCGCCCTGA
- a CDS encoding DUF2252 domain-containing protein, with translation MTHPIDPEKRGKLIVDVLVEAFADLMAADAGAFRTKFRKMAADPFAFYRGSACLFYADMAAMEDRWCDEKTSRVWIHGDLHAENFGTYMDATGRIVFDVNDFDEAYLGHVSWDLRRFAASFALMAWRKAFSDQVIGDLLAGYLNAWLDQVEAFTRSDADRDFALLAGNTHGAVQELIRRTATRTRLGLLQRMTLVEDNERRFAESPRNRRLEGDEHGEVIEALERYKATLPPRPWRREVAYDVKDVIGTGGFGIGSAGLPAYNVLLEGYDQALENDVVLSLKQGNVPAPSRIVDDPEIRDYFEHEGHRTAVSQRALQSHASQFLGHTEIRGTGFVVAELSPYELDLDWDDLTEPTDIRPVLEQLGRATAKLHCVGDADSDHTLVPFQTEDAIVAMLDGRRKEFVDDLVEFAHSYARRTQDDFRLFVDAFRAGAIPGISSSE, from the coding sequence GTGACCCATCCCATAGATCCCGAGAAGCGCGGGAAGCTGATCGTCGACGTCCTCGTGGAGGCGTTCGCCGACCTCATGGCCGCCGACGCGGGCGCTTTCCGCACGAAGTTCCGCAAGATGGCCGCCGATCCCTTCGCCTTCTACCGGGGCAGCGCGTGCCTGTTCTACGCCGACATGGCCGCCATGGAAGACCGGTGGTGTGACGAGAAGACGTCTCGCGTGTGGATCCACGGTGACCTGCACGCCGAGAACTTCGGCACCTACATGGACGCGACCGGACGGATCGTCTTCGACGTCAACGACTTCGACGAGGCCTACCTGGGCCACGTCAGCTGGGACCTGCGCCGCTTCGCCGCCAGCTTCGCCCTGATGGCCTGGCGCAAGGCGTTCTCCGACCAGGTGATCGGCGACCTGCTCGCCGGCTACCTGAACGCCTGGCTCGACCAGGTAGAGGCGTTCACGCGCTCGGACGCCGACCGCGACTTCGCCCTGCTGGCCGGCAACACCCACGGCGCGGTGCAGGAGCTGATCCGCCGGACGGCCACCCGCACCCGGCTGGGCCTCCTGCAGCGGATGACGCTGGTGGAGGACAACGAACGCCGCTTCGCCGAGTCCCCGCGCAACCGCCGGCTGGAGGGGGACGAGCACGGTGAGGTGATCGAGGCGCTGGAGCGGTACAAGGCGACACTGCCGCCGCGGCCGTGGCGGCGGGAGGTCGCCTACGACGTCAAGGACGTCATCGGCACGGGCGGTTTCGGGATCGGCAGCGCCGGCCTGCCCGCGTACAACGTGCTGCTGGAGGGCTACGACCAGGCGCTCGAGAACGACGTCGTCCTGTCGCTGAAGCAGGGCAACGTGCCCGCACCCAGCCGGATCGTCGACGACCCGGAGATCCGCGACTACTTCGAGCACGAGGGCCACCGGACGGCGGTCAGCCAGCGAGCGCTGCAGTCGCACGCCTCCCAGTTCCTCGGCCACACCGAGATCCGCGGGACCGGCTTCGTCGTCGCGGAGCTGTCGCCCTACGAGCTCGACCTCGACTGGGACGACCTCACCGAGCCGACCGACATCCGGCCTGTCCTGGAGCAGCTCGGCCGGGCGACGGCGAAGCTGCACTGCGTGGGCGATGCCGACAGCGACCACACGCTCGTACCGTTCCAGACCGAGGACGCGATCGTGGCGATGCTCGACGGGCGCCGGAAGGAGTTCGTCGACGACCTGGTCGAGTTCGCGCACTCCTACGCGCGCCGCACCCAGGACGATTTCCGCCTGTTCGTCGACGCCTTCCGGGCGGGCGCGATCCCGGGCATCAGCTCGAGCGAGTAG
- a CDS encoding SGNH/GDSL hydrolase family protein: MTRTAMARRLAAATAYGGGSVALGSAALVALLREEARAARRNIEARTDKSGPPSGDGVYGRGGGKPLVFTVLGDSSAVGLGVEHSSQTPGALIAAALAELAERRVRMVRLAVSGARSEQLETQVEKALVEQPDVALIMIGANDVTSRTRPAVSVRHLADAVQRLTAAGCEVVVGTCPDLGTIRPIAQPLRTLARRWSRQMAAAQTIAVVEAGGRTVSLGSVLGPAFASDRDMFSVDEFHPSAHGYAQAAAVLLPSVADAVGVWPASADRGVRPIRRGTVRPIEKAAARAASRTGTEVQPAEVRGSDTGPWGAWALLRRRRPTGIPTPEEAQESAEASVTA; encoded by the coding sequence GTGACGCGGACGGCGATGGCGCGACGGCTGGCCGCCGCAACGGCCTACGGCGGCGGCAGCGTGGCCCTCGGCAGCGCCGCCCTGGTCGCCCTCCTCCGCGAGGAGGCGCGCGCCGCCCGCCGCAACATCGAGGCCCGCACCGACAAGTCCGGCCCGCCCTCTGGCGACGGCGTCTACGGCCGTGGAGGAGGCAAGCCGCTTGTGTTCACCGTGCTGGGCGACTCCAGCGCCGTGGGCCTGGGTGTCGAGCACTCCTCCCAGACACCGGGCGCCCTGATCGCCGCGGCGCTCGCCGAGCTCGCCGAGCGCCGCGTGCGGATGGTCCGGTTGGCCGTCTCCGGCGCCCGGTCCGAGCAGCTGGAGACCCAGGTGGAGAAGGCCCTCGTCGAGCAGCCCGATGTCGCGCTGATCATGATCGGCGCCAACGACGTCACCAGCCGGACCCGGCCGGCGGTCTCCGTCCGGCACCTGGCGGACGCCGTGCAGCGGCTGACGGCGGCCGGCTGCGAGGTCGTCGTCGGCACCTGCCCCGACCTCGGCACCATCCGGCCGATCGCCCAGCCGCTGCGCACCCTGGCGCGGCGCTGGAGCCGGCAGATGGCCGCCGCCCAGACCATCGCGGTCGTCGAGGCCGGCGGGCGGACCGTGTCGCTGGGCTCCGTCCTCGGGCCTGCCTTCGCCTCCGACCGGGACATGTTCAGCGTGGACGAGTTCCACCCGAGCGCGCACGGCTACGCGCAGGCCGCGGCCGTGCTGCTGCCCTCGGTCGCCGATGCCGTCGGCGTCTGGCCCGCCTCGGCCGACCGGGGCGTGCGTCCGATCCGCCGCGGCACCGTGCGGCCGATCGAGAAGGCCGCGGCGCGGGCCGCCAGCCGGACCGGCACCGAGGTGCAGCCCGCCGAGGTGCGCGGTTCGGACACCGGGCCGTGGGGGGCATGGGCTCTGCTGCGCCGCCGGCGCCCGACCGGGATCCCCACGCCGGAGGAGGCGCAGGAGTCTGCGGAGGCCTCGGTCACCGCCTGA
- a CDS encoding acetyl-CoA C-acetyltransferase, which yields MPEAVIVATARSPIGRAFKGSLKDLRPDDLAATIVRAALDKVPALDPRDIDDLMLGCGLPGGEQGYNMGRVVSVLLGMDHLPGTTITRYCSSSLQTTRMAMHAIKAGEGDVFISAGVEMVSRFVKGNSDGLPDTKNPVFADAEARGAKVAESGADSWTDPRQNGDVPDIYIAMGQTAENLALLKNVSRQEMDEFAVRSQNLAEQAINDGFWEREITPVTTPDGTVVSKDDGPRAGTTLEALSQLKPVFRPDGRATAGNACPLNDGAAAVVVMSDTKAAELGLTPLARIVSTAVTGLSPEIMGYGPVDASKLALQRAGMTIDDIDLVEINEAFAAQVIPSYRDLDIDIDKLNVHGGAIAVGHPFGMTGARITGTLLNGLQTRDKTFGLETMCVGGGMGMAMVLERLS from the coding sequence ATGCCCGAAGCAGTCATCGTCGCGACCGCCCGCTCGCCCATCGGCCGCGCGTTCAAGGGGTCGCTGAAGGACCTGCGGCCCGACGACCTGGCCGCGACCATCGTCCGCGCGGCGCTGGACAAGGTGCCCGCTCTCGACCCGCGGGACATCGACGACCTGATGCTCGGCTGCGGCCTGCCGGGCGGTGAGCAGGGCTACAACATGGGCCGCGTCGTCAGCGTGCTGCTCGGCATGGATCACCTGCCCGGCACGACGATCACCCGCTACTGCTCCTCCTCGCTGCAGACGACCCGGATGGCGATGCACGCCATCAAGGCCGGCGAGGGCGACGTGTTCATCTCCGCCGGCGTGGAGATGGTGTCCCGCTTCGTGAAGGGCAACAGCGACGGCCTGCCCGACACCAAGAACCCGGTGTTCGCCGACGCCGAGGCCCGCGGCGCCAAGGTCGCCGAGAGCGGCGCCGACTCGTGGACCGACCCGCGCCAGAACGGCGACGTCCCGGACATCTACATCGCGATGGGCCAGACCGCGGAGAACCTGGCGCTGCTGAAGAACGTCTCCCGGCAGGAGATGGACGAGTTCGCCGTCCGCAGCCAGAACCTCGCCGAGCAGGCGATCAACGACGGCTTCTGGGAGCGGGAGATCACCCCGGTCACCACCCCGGACGGCACCGTCGTCAGCAAGGACGACGGCCCGCGGGCCGGCACTACCCTCGAGGCTCTCTCCCAGCTCAAGCCGGTGTTCCGCCCCGACGGCCGGGCGACGGCAGGCAACGCCTGCCCGCTCAACGACGGCGCCGCCGCCGTGGTCGTCATGAGCGACACCAAGGCCGCCGAGCTGGGGCTGACCCCGCTGGCGCGCATCGTCTCCACCGCGGTCACCGGCCTGTCACCGGAGATCATGGGCTACGGCCCGGTCGACGCCTCGAAGCTCGCGCTGCAGCGGGCCGGCATGACCATCGACGACATCGACCTCGTGGAGATCAACGAGGCCTTCGCCGCCCAGGTCATCCCGAGCTACCGCGACCTGGACATCGACATCGACAAGCTGAACGTGCACGGCGGCGCCATCGCCGTCGGCCACCCGTTCGGCATGACCGGCGCCCGTATCACCGGGACGCTGCTCAACGGCCTGCAGACCCGGGACAAGACCTTCGGGCTGGAGACCATGTGCGTCGGTGGCGGCATGGGCATGGCGATGGTGCTGGAGCGCCTCTCCTGA
- a CDS encoding Bax inhibitor-1/YccA family protein gives MPSSNPAFSRFGGAGNGQQYAGWGNQPQQYGAPGQYGAPTQHDPYAAPSPYAATTTRYLTMDDVVTKTGITFLVTVLAAAGVWALPGQTGWGLALPAVLVAFVLGLVIAFKQIANPAATLSYGALYGVALGAISEAFNDIYPGIVMQALIGTFGVFAGMLVVYKTGAIRVTPKLTKWVLAAGIGALVLMVVNFVAAWIGGGDGLGLRSGGPIAIVFSLVVIGIAAFFLLLDFDLADEAIRRGAPAKFAWYISFGLLVTVIWLYIEILRLLSYFRE, from the coding sequence ATGCCCAGCAGCAACCCGGCCTTCAGCCGGTTTGGTGGCGCCGGCAACGGCCAGCAGTACGCCGGTTGGGGCAACCAGCCCCAGCAGTACGGCGCACCCGGCCAGTACGGTGCCCCCACCCAGCACGACCCCTATGCCGCGCCGTCGCCGTACGCGGCGACCACCACGCGGTACCTCACGATGGACGACGTCGTCACCAAGACGGGCATCACCTTCCTGGTGACCGTCCTGGCGGCTGCGGGCGTCTGGGCGCTGCCCGGGCAGACGGGCTGGGGCCTCGCGCTCCCGGCCGTGCTCGTGGCGTTCGTCCTCGGCCTGGTGATCGCGTTCAAGCAGATCGCCAACCCGGCGGCCACGCTGTCCTACGGCGCGCTGTACGGCGTCGCGCTCGGGGCGATCAGCGAGGCGTTCAACGACATCTACCCGGGCATCGTCATGCAGGCGCTGATCGGCACCTTCGGTGTCTTCGCCGGCATGCTGGTGGTCTACAAGACCGGCGCCATCCGGGTCACCCCGAAGCTGACCAAGTGGGTCCTGGCCGCTGGTATCGGCGCGCTCGTGCTCATGGTGGTGAACTTCGTCGCCGCCTGGATCGGTGGCGGCGACGGCCTGGGCCTGCGCTCCGGTGGCCCGATCGCGATCGTCTTCAGCCTGGTCGTGATCGGTATCGCGGCGTTCTTCCTGCTGCTGGACTTCGACCTGGCCGACGAGGCCATCCGTCGTGGTGCCCCGGCGAAGTTCGCCTGGTACATCTCGTTCGGCCTGCTGGTGACCGTCATCTGGCTGTACATCGAGATCCTGCGGCTGCTGAGCTACTTCCGCGAGTGA
- a CDS encoding alpha/beta hydrolase, translating to MNRRPQVPVRAMRAGVRALVRPVLGPRVPVGIQRRWLHMVTRPTPLAEGVTIRSGRLGRRPAETLVPADGDPGTALLYLHGGGFTTGSPATHRALATHLAAASGATAHVLDYRLAPEHPFPAALDDVLAAYRELLDRGVTPARTALAGDSAGGWLALTAALRLRDAGDPAPAALGLISPWLDLTGSAWPDDRTDAMLRPAWLRRCARDFGSGTDPAELAPLDARLAGLPPITMHVGSEEILLEDAVRLAHRARAAGVPVDLRRLDGMWHVAHASAGLVTASTAAVTALGTALAAHLISASDQRPHAVAD from the coding sequence ATGAACCGGCGTCCTCAGGTCCCGGTCCGCGCCATGCGTGCCGGCGTGCGAGCCCTCGTCCGGCCGGTGCTCGGCCCCCGCGTGCCGGTCGGCATCCAGCGCCGGTGGCTGCACATGGTCACCCGGCCCACGCCGCTGGCCGAGGGAGTGACGATCCGGTCCGGCCGACTGGGCCGGAGGCCGGCCGAGACGCTCGTCCCGGCCGACGGGGATCCCGGCACGGCGCTCCTGTACCTGCACGGCGGCGGGTTCACCACCGGCTCCCCAGCCACGCACCGGGCGCTGGCCACCCATCTGGCCGCGGCCAGCGGGGCGACCGCGCACGTCCTGGACTACCGGCTGGCGCCCGAGCACCCTTTCCCGGCCGCCCTGGACGACGTCCTGGCCGCCTACCGGGAACTGCTCGATCGTGGCGTGACTCCCGCCCGCACGGCGCTCGCGGGCGACTCGGCCGGTGGCTGGCTGGCGCTGACCGCGGCGCTCCGGCTGCGTGACGCCGGTGACCCAGCGCCCGCCGCGCTCGGCCTGATCTCTCCCTGGCTCGACCTGACCGGCAGCGCCTGGCCCGACGACCGCACCGACGCGATGCTCCGCCCCGCCTGGCTGCGCCGGTGTGCCCGCGACTTCGGGAGCGGCACCGACCCCGCCGAGCTCGCCCCGCTGGATGCCCGGCTCGCCGGCCTTCCGCCGATCACGATGCACGTCGGCAGCGAGGAGATCCTGCTCGAGGACGCCGTGCGGCTGGCCCACCGGGCGCGTGCGGCGGGGGTCCCTGTCGACCTGCGCCGGTTGGACGGCATGTGGCACGTCGCACACGCGTCGGCGGGGCTCGTGACCGCGTCGACGGCAGCGGTCACCGCGCTGGGCACCGCACTGGCGGCCCATCTGATCTCAGCGTCGGATCAACGGCCCCACGCTGTCGCCGACTGA
- a CDS encoding NAD(P)/FAD-dependent oxidoreductase: protein MAEAIARELTHRPVILVVGGGYVGLYTALRLQKKLSRGRAEIVVVDPQPHMTYQPFLPEAAAGSVEPRHVVVPLRRTLNRCRVITGALTGLTHAEKRARITPIEGKSFDLSYDVLVMAAGSVARTLPIPGLAEHGIGFKNVGEAIYLRNHVLARLDAASSTDDPAVRARALTFTFVGGGYAGIEAFAELEDMARYAIELYYPRLSPSDMRWVLVEATGRILPEVDLDMGAWTVKELTARGMDVRLNTRLESVEDCHVVLSDGDEFDSDTLVWTAGTKPNPVLAETDLPLDSRGRVECEATLKVRGRPDAWAAGDLAAVPDLTKDEPGATTAPNAQHAVRQARRLADNIVAVLSGGEPVPYRHKYVGSVASLGLHRGVAQVYGVKLKGWPAWFMHRTYHVSRVPTFNRKARVVADWTLASLFRREVVSLGQLQDPRREFVSAANTGRTGQLPPPRPDHPETADTSGRAEAG from the coding sequence ATGGCTGAGGCGATCGCTCGCGAGCTGACTCACCGCCCCGTGATCCTGGTCGTGGGCGGGGGGTACGTCGGCCTCTACACCGCCCTGCGCCTGCAGAAGAAGCTCTCCCGGGGCCGGGCGGAGATCGTCGTCGTCGACCCGCAGCCGCACATGACCTACCAGCCGTTCCTGCCGGAGGCGGCCGCCGGTTCGGTCGAGCCCCGCCACGTCGTGGTCCCGCTGCGGCGGACGCTGAACCGCTGCCGGGTCATCACCGGCGCGCTCACCGGCCTCACGCACGCCGAGAAGCGGGCCCGGATCACCCCGATCGAAGGGAAGAGCTTCGACCTCTCCTACGACGTGCTGGTGATGGCCGCGGGTTCTGTCGCACGGACCCTGCCGATCCCCGGTCTGGCGGAGCACGGCATCGGGTTCAAGAACGTCGGGGAGGCCATCTACCTCCGCAACCACGTCCTCGCCCGGCTCGACGCGGCCAGCTCGACCGACGACCCCGCGGTCCGCGCCCGGGCCCTGACCTTCACGTTCGTCGGCGGTGGGTACGCGGGCATCGAGGCCTTCGCCGAGCTGGAGGACATGGCGCGCTACGCCATCGAGCTCTACTACCCGCGGCTCTCACCCAGCGACATGCGCTGGGTCCTGGTGGAGGCGACCGGGCGCATCCTGCCCGAGGTGGACCTCGACATGGGCGCCTGGACGGTGAAGGAACTCACCGCCCGCGGCATGGACGTGCGGCTCAACACGCGGCTGGAATCGGTCGAGGACTGTCACGTCGTGCTCAGCGACGGCGACGAGTTCGACAGCGACACCCTCGTCTGGACGGCCGGCACGAAACCCAACCCCGTGCTCGCCGAGACCGACCTTCCGCTGGACTCCCGGGGCCGGGTGGAGTGCGAGGCCACGCTGAAGGTACGCGGGCGACCGGACGCCTGGGCCGCAGGCGACCTGGCGGCGGTCCCGGACCTCACCAAGGACGAGCCGGGGGCCACCACCGCCCCCAACGCTCAGCACGCCGTCCGGCAGGCCAGGCGGCTGGCCGACAACATCGTCGCCGTCCTCTCCGGCGGTGAGCCGGTGCCCTACCGGCACAAGTACGTCGGTTCGGTCGCGAGCCTCGGGTTGCACCGAGGTGTGGCGCAGGTCTACGGCGTGAAGCTCAAGGGCTGGCCGGCATGGTTCATGCACCGCACCTACCACGTGAGCCGGGTGCCCACCTTCAACCGCAAGGCCCGGGTGGTCGCCGACTGGACGCTGGCCTCGCTGTTCCGCCGCGAGGTCGTCTCCCTCGGACAGCTGCAGGACCCCCGCCGCGAGTTCGTGTCCGCCGCCAACACCGGGCGGACCGGGCAGCTCCCGCCCCCGCGGCCCGACCACCCGGAGACCGCAGACACCTCCGGGCGCGCCGAGGCGGGCTGA
- a CDS encoding uracil-DNA glycosylase: MPVDADGFPVTRSPAGVVRSAASVRDLAVLDARISGCRACPRLVAWREEVARVKRASFRDEEYWGRPVPGLGPADARIAVVGLAPAAHGGNRTGRVFTGDRSGDWIFAALWRAGLANQPTSTHIGDGLELTGVRVAASVRCAPPDNAPTPQERNTCNPWLARELALLPDLRVVVVLGGFGWTALWPVLAAAGYRPPRPRPKFGHGIEVALAGLHGPLTLLGSYHVSQQNTFTGRLTEPMLDAVLSRATELAGFPPPP; this comes from the coding sequence ATGCCTGTAGACGCCGACGGCTTCCCCGTCACGCGCAGCCCGGCAGGGGTCGTCCGCTCGGCCGCATCGGTGCGCGATCTCGCCGTCCTCGATGCGCGGATCTCCGGGTGCCGCGCCTGCCCGCGCCTCGTGGCCTGGCGCGAGGAGGTCGCGCGGGTCAAGCGCGCCTCCTTCCGGGACGAGGAGTACTGGGGCCGCCCGGTACCAGGCCTCGGCCCGGCCGACGCGCGCATCGCCGTCGTGGGGCTGGCGCCGGCCGCGCACGGCGGCAACCGCACCGGCCGGGTGTTCACCGGCGACCGGAGCGGTGACTGGATCTTCGCCGCTCTCTGGCGGGCGGGGCTGGCCAACCAGCCGACGTCCACGCACATCGGCGACGGGCTGGAGCTGACCGGCGTCCGGGTCGCGGCCTCCGTGCGCTGCGCGCCACCGGACAACGCACCGACCCCGCAGGAGCGCAACACGTGCAACCCCTGGCTGGCGCGGGAGCTGGCCCTCCTGCCGGACCTGCGGGTGGTCGTGGTGCTCGGTGGCTTCGGGTGGACGGCGCTGTGGCCGGTGCTGGCCGCGGCCGGCTACCGACCGCCGCGGCCCAGGCCGAAGTTCGGCCATGGCATCGAGGTGGCGCTGGCGGGCCTGCACGGACCGCTGACGCTGCTGGGCAGCTACCACGTCAGCCAGCAGAACACCTTCACCGGCCGCCTCACCGAGCCGATGCTGGACGCCGTGCTGAGCCGCGCCACCGAACTCGCCGGGTTCCCGCCACCGCCGTAG